One Sporichthya brevicatena genomic region harbors:
- a CDS encoding SigE family RNA polymerase sigma factor — MGSERNAEAEFAAFVLSTQRRLRRVAYLVCGDWHRAEDIVQTALAQVYARWDRIRREDGPEGYAHRAVVNAAIDERRRPWRRERATDALPDRAAPPDDDGITPAVLAALATLPRRQRAVVVLRYVEDLDVEQTAALLGISTGTVKSQAAKGLASLRAHLSGVPADARTGE; from the coding sequence GTGGGATCCGAACGGAATGCCGAGGCGGAGTTCGCGGCGTTCGTGCTGAGCACGCAGCGGCGGCTGCGGCGTGTCGCGTACCTGGTGTGCGGGGACTGGCACCGGGCCGAGGACATCGTCCAGACGGCGCTGGCCCAGGTGTACGCGCGCTGGGACCGGATCCGCCGCGAGGACGGGCCGGAGGGCTACGCCCACCGCGCGGTCGTCAACGCCGCGATCGACGAGCGGCGACGACCGTGGCGGCGGGAGCGCGCCACCGACGCCCTGCCCGACCGGGCCGCGCCGCCGGACGACGACGGCATCACGCCGGCGGTCCTGGCGGCGCTCGCGACGCTGCCGCGCCGGCAGCGCGCCGTGGTGGTGCTGCGGTACGTCGAGGACCTCGACGTCGAGCAGACCGCCGCGCTGCTCGGGATCTCCACGGGGACGGTCAAGAGCCAGGCCGCCAAGGGCCTGGCCTCCCTGCGGGCGCACCTGTCCGGTGTCCCCGCCGACGCGAGAACGGGTGAGTAG
- a CDS encoding DUF427 domain-containing protein has product MSRIGVEECPQRVRIEVDGVTVADSKRARVLRERGLPPRYYLPAEDVRTDLLTRTDSSTRCPYKGTASYWSLTVGGRIHTDLVWSYEDPIAERADIAGLLCFYDDQVDLYLDDERQ; this is encoded by the coding sequence ATGAGCCGCATCGGTGTCGAGGAGTGCCCGCAGCGCGTCCGGATCGAGGTCGACGGGGTGACCGTCGCCGACTCGAAGCGGGCCCGCGTCCTGCGTGAACGCGGGCTGCCACCGCGCTACTACCTGCCCGCCGAGGACGTTCGCACCGACCTGCTCACGCGCACCGACTCGAGCACCCGCTGCCCGTACAAGGGCACCGCGTCCTACTGGTCGCTGACGGTGGGCGGCCGCATCCACACCGACCTCGTGTGGAGCTACGAGGACCCGATCGCCGAACGCGCCGACATCGCCGGCCTGCTCTGCTTCTACGACGATCAGGTCGATCTCTACCTCGACGACGAGCGGCAGTAG
- a CDS encoding SRPBCC domain-containing protein, producing the protein MTVTSVTKDATTRTMTLTAEFDAPVPRVWQLYDDPRRLEQWWGPPTYPATVVDHDLSVGGTVRYVMTGPEGDKSCGYWIVRAVDAPHSLEWENGFATDDLEPDRSMPVMTMRMTLAPRPGGGTVMTIATVFETAENMTWCLEMGMEEGMSSAVGQCDAVLAA; encoded by the coding sequence ATGACCGTCACCTCCGTGACCAAGGACGCCACCACCCGCACGATGACCCTGACCGCGGAGTTCGACGCCCCGGTCCCCCGCGTCTGGCAGCTCTACGACGACCCGCGCCGGCTGGAGCAGTGGTGGGGTCCGCCGACCTACCCGGCGACCGTCGTCGACCACGACCTGTCGGTCGGCGGGACCGTCCGCTACGTCATGACCGGGCCGGAGGGCGACAAGTCCTGCGGGTACTGGATCGTCCGCGCCGTCGACGCCCCGCATTCCCTGGAGTGGGAGAACGGCTTCGCGACCGACGACCTCGAGCCCGACCGCTCGATGCCCGTCATGACCATGCGCATGACCCTCGCCCCGCGCCCCGGCGGCGGGACGGTGATGACGATCGCGACCGTCTTCGAGACCGCCGAGAACATGACCTGGTGCCTGGAGATGGGCATGGAGGAGGGCATGTCCTCCGCCGTCGGCCAGTGCGACGCGGTGCTCGCCGCCTGA
- a CDS encoding aminoglycoside phosphotransferase family protein: protein MTLDIPDALQPAGGTDPWNGWLAALPARAEELLGEWALAVDGAPIAGRLSLVVPVRTEDGRAAVLKVGYPHDDAALEHLALRYWGGTGAVELLRADPHRFALLLERAGPEDLTERWDLEACEVVGELYGRIHVPAPPQFATLPAQVLRWTEQLRTLPGGLPPRLVEQAISLGTDLAADPASVGTLIHTDLHYENVLAADRDPWLVIDPKPLSGDPHYEIAPMLTNRWDEVAGQVRAAVRRRFDTLVDVAGFAEDRARAWVIVRVVHSAAWALADAARFGGGAGGPAASEWLTRCVAVAKAVQG, encoded by the coding sequence TTGACGCTCGACATCCCCGACGCACTGCAACCCGCCGGCGGCACGGACCCCTGGAACGGCTGGCTCGCGGCGCTGCCCGCGCGCGCCGAGGAGCTGCTCGGCGAGTGGGCGCTGGCGGTCGACGGCGCCCCGATCGCGGGACGGCTCTCGCTCGTGGTCCCGGTCCGGACCGAGGACGGCCGGGCCGCGGTGCTGAAGGTCGGGTACCCCCACGACGACGCTGCGCTCGAGCACCTGGCGCTGCGGTACTGGGGCGGGACCGGTGCCGTGGAGTTGCTGCGCGCCGACCCGCACCGGTTCGCGCTGCTGCTGGAGCGCGCCGGCCCGGAGGATCTGACGGAGCGTTGGGACCTGGAGGCGTGCGAGGTCGTCGGCGAGCTCTACGGGCGCATCCACGTCCCCGCTCCCCCGCAGTTCGCGACCCTGCCCGCTCAGGTGCTGCGCTGGACCGAGCAACTGCGGACGTTGCCGGGCGGCCTGCCCCCGCGGCTGGTGGAGCAGGCGATCTCGCTGGGGACGGACCTCGCCGCCGACCCCGCGAGCGTCGGGACGCTGATCCACACCGACCTGCACTACGAGAACGTCCTCGCCGCCGACCGCGACCCGTGGCTGGTCATCGACCCCAAGCCGCTCTCCGGCGACCCCCACTACGAGATCGCCCCGATGCTGACCAACCGCTGGGACGAGGTCGCGGGCCAGGTCCGCGCCGCCGTCCGCCGCCGCTTCGACACCCTCGTCGACGTCGCCGGGTTCGCGGAGGACCGCGCCCGCGCCTGGGTGATCGTCCGGGTCGTCCACAGCGCCGCCTGGGCCCTCGCCGACGCCGCCCGGTTCGGTGGTGGAGCCGGCGGGCCCGCCGCCTCCGAGTGGCTGACCCGCTGCGTCGCCGTCGCCAAAGCCGTGCAGGGCTGA
- a CDS encoding MmcQ/YjbR family DNA-binding protein, with protein MATVRDVERVIARLPEVTEGLRFGHRTWYVGKKSFAWVRPFSKADLKRFGDETPPDGDILAVATADLGEKEALLSAHPGPLFTIPHLDNYPALLVHLKSTPPKLLREIVEDGWLAVAPRQLAEQYLQR; from the coding sequence ATGGCGACAGTTCGCGACGTCGAGAGGGTCATCGCCCGGCTGCCCGAGGTGACCGAGGGCCTGCGGTTCGGGCACCGGACCTGGTATGTCGGCAAGAAGTCGTTCGCCTGGGTGCGCCCGTTCTCCAAGGCGGACCTCAAGCGCTTCGGCGACGAGACTCCCCCGGACGGCGACATCCTCGCCGTCGCTACGGCGGACCTCGGGGAGAAGGAGGCGCTGCTCTCCGCGCACCCGGGTCCGCTGTTCACGATCCCGCACCTCGACAATTACCCCGCCCTCCTCGTGCACCTGAAGTCGACGCCGCCCAAGCTCCTGCGCGAGATCGTCGAGGACGGGTGGCTCGCGGTCGCCCCGCGCCAGCTCGCCGAGCAGTACCTGCAGCGTTGA
- a CDS encoding metalloregulator ArsR/SmtB family transcription factor, which produces MVVDQAEVDQLFHALADATRRDIVRRTLDGSHSVSALAREYPMSFAAVQKHVAVLERAGLVTKQRRGREHLVAGNPAALAAARDALDRLELVWRDRVARMADLLAADASADNSPDNEDFR; this is translated from the coding sequence ATGGTTGTAGATCAGGCCGAGGTGGATCAGCTCTTCCACGCCCTGGCGGACGCGACGCGACGCGACATCGTCCGCCGCACCCTGGACGGATCCCACTCGGTCTCCGCCCTGGCCCGCGAGTACCCGATGAGCTTCGCCGCCGTGCAGAAGCACGTGGCCGTGCTGGAGCGGGCGGGCCTGGTGACCAAGCAACGACGCGGTCGCGAGCACCTGGTGGCGGGCAACCCCGCCGCCCTCGCCGCCGCCCGCGACGCCCTGGATCGGCTCGAACTGGTGTGGCGCGACCGCGTCGCCCGAATGGCGGACCTCCTGGCCGCCGACGCTTCCGCTGACAACTCCCCCGACAACGAGGACTTCAGATGA